From a region of the Candidatus Zixiibacteriota bacterium genome:
- a CDS encoding response regulator codes for MGRETILIIEDEPDLVDLVVFNLEREGFHVVAARSGEDGLKLAAARRPAAILLDLMLPGLSGLDTCRLLRSNEQTSRIPIIMMTARSEEIDIVTGLEVGADDYVTKPFSPRVLVARVRAALRRRRAGEIGDQVVLDVGRLRIDLAKHQVTYEDNPADLTHTEFHLLSTMARRPGWVFTRSQLIDSLHDGLHVVTDRAIDVQIANLRRKLGPGGDLIETVRGVGYRVREEQ; via the coding sequence TTGGGTAGAGAGACGATACTAATAATCGAGGACGAACCGGATCTGGTCGATCTGGTCGTTTTCAATCTCGAGCGTGAGGGGTTCCATGTGGTCGCGGCTCGCTCCGGCGAAGACGGACTGAAGCTGGCGGCCGCTCGCAGGCCGGCTGCGATTCTGCTCGATTTGATGCTCCCCGGGCTTAGCGGCCTGGATACCTGCCGGCTGCTTCGCTCCAACGAGCAGACCAGCCGGATTCCTATCATCATGATGACCGCGCGTTCCGAAGAGATTGATATCGTTACCGGCCTCGAGGTCGGCGCCGACGATTACGTCACCAAACCATTCAGTCCCCGAGTTCTTGTGGCGAGGGTGCGTGCCGCGCTGCGCCGCCGGCGGGCCGGGGAGATCGGAGACCAGGTAGTGCTGGATGTGGGGAGGCTCAGGATCGACCTGGCCAAACACCAGGTCACTTATGAGGACAACCCGGCCGATTTGACCCACACCGAATTTCATCTCCTTAGCACGATGGCCCGTCGGCCCGGCTGGGTATTTACGCGGTCGCAGCTTATAGACTCGCTGCACGACGGTCTGCACGTCGTCACTGATCGGGCCATCGATGTACAAATCGCGAACCTGCGCAGGAAACTGGGGCCAGGCGGCGACCTGATTGAAACTGTGCGCGGCGTAGGCTACAGGGTACGGGAGGAGCAATGA